The genomic stretch TGATGTGAACACAGACATTGCGGACAAATCTGCAACAATTCCTCGAGCAGACGTAGCAAAAGCACTGGTAGCAAGCTTAGATGAGGAAACAACAATTGGAAAAACGTTTGAAATACTAAGCGGAAAAACAGAAATTGAACAAGCGATTCAATTTGCTCATTAAAAAAATGCGGATGGTTTTCCATCCGCATTTTTTTAAAGAAAAATAACCACTAATGCACCGACAATAAAACAATAAAAAGCAAAATATTTTAAGTTTCCTCGCGCCATAATACCCATAAACCACTTTAATGAGAAATAAGAAGCAATTAATGAAGCAAAGAAAGCTACTGTATAGGGTAATAATAGCTCAGAAAAGTTTGGATCATTTAAGATGTCGCTAATCCCTAATACTGTTACACCTAAGCTTACGGGAATGTAAAGTAAGAATGAGAAACGAAGAGCCGTTTCTTGTTTTGTTCCGCGTAGCATAGCAGCAACAATAGTTGCTCCTGAGCGACTAATTCCAGGGATAAGTGCTACAGCTTGCGCTAGTCCAATAATAATAGCGTCTTTTACAGAAAGCGCTGCGTCATTTTTTCGTCCTCGAAGGTTACGAATAATCCAAAGGGCAATACCCGTAGCAATTAAAGCAAAACCAAGTACTTTCAACGATTTTAGATTTGCTTCAATCACATCACCAAAAAGTACTCCAATAATACCGGCCGGAATTGTTCCGATGATTAAGTAAATGATAAATTGAAAATCAGATTTTGCGTCTTGATCCTTTGTTTTTAAGAACTTAAGACCATTTACAATAAGTCGAAGAATATCTTCACGATAAATAATAAGTACTGCAATCAAAGAAGCTGTATTTACTAAAATTTCGAAACTGAGGCCTTCAATATTTAAACCAAATAAATGTTGAGCAAGTACAATATGTCCGCTAGACGAGACGGGAATCGGTTCTGTAATCCCTTGGAAAAGGCCTAAAAATAAATACTTCAAAAGCAAATAAAATTGTTCCATGCGTAAATCCTTTCTACATTTTCAATAGTTAATTTAAATATTTGTTAAAGGTACATCTTTCAGTATAAAAAAACTTTGCTTCACTGTGAAGTAAAAAGAGAAATTCCTTTAAATGTAAACGCTTTTTCTAATGTTTTCCTAGTTCATATCCTGATTATGAAATGAAAAACAGGGGGCATAGTATAAGAGAAGAGCTGGATTTTTTATTAATGAAGGAGGAAGGGAAATGGGACAAAACCGTCATTTTACAGCAGGTCAAAAAGCACCAAATAACGGTGTTTATATAGAAATTGGTGAAACGGGAAGCAACGTAAATAATCCTAAAAAAGTGAAGTTGCAAGCTGGAGATCGTTTTCCAGAAACGTCGAATGATGATCGTCATTGGACATATATTAGAAAGCCTTAATATACAAGTAAAGCCATCTCCTGCAGATGGCTTTACTTGCGTACAAAAACCATTTTATAATATGAAATAAAGGTCAAGAATAGTCAAAGGTGGAGGGATTACAATGGATGTAAATAAAATGACGCAAAAGCTTCAGGAAGGAGTTATGAGTGCACAATCTGAAGCCATTAAGCGAGGTCATCAAGAAATTGATAGTCTTCACGTACTTTACTCGTTAGTTCATCAGCCAGATGGCATTGCGGTTCGTATTTTAGATCATTTACATATTGAAACAGAGCAGTTTATAAAAAGCCTTGAAGCAGAGTTAGCTAAAAAGCCATCTGTAACTGGTTCAGGTGTTGAAGCTGGTAAAGTATATATTACGTCGGCTCTACAGCAGCTGCTTGTTAAAGCTCAAGAAGAGGCAGATAACTTAAAAGACGAATATATGGCAGTAGAGCACCTGTTTTTAGCCGGGGCTAATAAAGATTCAAAAACTAGTTTGGGAAAGCTGTTTAACCAATACGGAATCACGAAGCAAAAGCTAATGGACGTTCTGCAAAAAATTCGTGGCAATCAACGTATTACGAATCAAACACCTGAAGGGACATACGAAGTCTTAAGCAAGTATGGTCGTGATTTGGTAGCAGAAGTAAGAGAAGGAAAAGTAGACCCTGTCATCGGCCGAGATCAAGAAATTCGTCGCGTCATTCGAATCCTTTCTCGTAAAACAAAGAATAATCCAGTGTTAATCGGAGAGCCTGGAGTGGGGAAAACAGCGATTGTGGAAGGGCTTGCACAGCGGATTGTGCGAAAAGATGTTCCCGAAGGATTAAAGGATAAAATGGTGTTTGCTCTAGATATGGGAGCCTTAGTAGCAGGAGCAAAATTTCGCGGTGAGTTTGAAGAGCGTCTAAAAGCTGTGTTACAAGAAGTAAAAAAGAGCAATGGACAGATTTTATTATTTATTGACGAGCTGCATACTATTGTAGGAGCTGGTCGTACAGACGGAGCCATGGATGCGGGAAATTTACTTAAGCCAATGCTTGCTCGTGGTGAACTTCACTGCATTGGAGCAACAACCCTTGATGAATACCGTCAATATATTGAAAAAGATCCAGCGCTAGAGCGCCGTTTTCAGCAAGTATTAGTTGAAGAGCCAACAGTAGAAGATACGATTTCTATTCTTCGAGGATTAAAGGAACGATTTGAAATCCATCACGGTGTAAATATTCATGACCGGGCTCTTGTTTCAGCCGCAGTTATGTCAGATCGCTACATATCTGACCGGTTTTTGCCTGATAAAGCAATTGACCTAATAGACGAAGCGTGTGCAACCATTCGAACAGAAATTGATTCTATGCCAGCGGAGCTAGACGAAGTAACAAGAAGAGTCATGCAGCTGCAGATTGAAGAAGCAGCATTAAGTAAAGAAACGGACTTTGCTAGCACACAGCGCTTAGACGCTATTCGAGAAGAAGTGGCAAACTTAACTGAAAAAGCCGATGTGATGAAGCTTCAATGGGAGAAGGAAAAGCAGTCTATTCAAGCTGTCCAAGATGTCAGAGAAAAGTTAGAGAAAGCAAAGCGAGATTTAGAAGAAGCAGAAGGACGTTATGACCTAAATAAAGCTGCAGAGCTTCGTCATGGGCATATTCCAGCCTATGAAAAAGAATTAAAACAGCTTGAGGCTGAAGCTTCGAAAAAACAAGAGTCACGCTTGCTTCGTGAAGAGGTTACAGAAGAAGAGATTGCAGAGATTGTGGGACGCTGGACAGGTATTTCAGTATCAAAGCTCGTAGAGGGAGAGCGAGAAAAACTGTTAAAAATGGAGTCCATTTTAAAAGCGCGCGTAATTGGACAGGATGAAGCTGTATCACTTGTAACTGATGCGGTGATTCGAGCGCGAGCAGGTATTCAAGATCCAAACCGGCCAATTGGTTCGTTTATCTTCTTAGGTCCAACTGGAGTTGGAAAGACGGAATTAGCTAAAACGCTTGCTGAAACGTTGTTTGACAGTGAAGATCATATCATTCGTATTGACATGTCTGAGTATATGGAAAAGCATGCGGTTTCACGCTTGATTGGTGCTCCTCCAGGCTATGTTGGGTATGAAGAAGGAGGTCAGTTAACAGAAGCCGTTCGCAGAAAGCCGTACTCTGTGGTCTTACTAGATGAAATTGAAAAAGCACATCCTGAAGTGTTTAACGTACTCCTTCAAATGCTGGATGATGGAAGAATAACTGATTCAAAAGGAAAAACAGTTGATTTTAAAAATACGATTATCATTATGACATCTAATATTGGTTCACAAACACTGCTGGAAGGTTTAACAGAAGATGGAAACATTGAGGAGGAAAGTCGGGAACAGGTACTTCAGCAGCTTCGACAGCATTTTCGTCCTGAGTTCTTAAATCGTGTAGATGACACAATTTTATTTAAGCCATTATCAGTGAGTGAAGTAAAATCAATTATTGAAAAGCTATTAAAGCAGCTTGAAAATCGTTTGCAAGAAAGACATATTACGCTGACGCTAACTGAGGGAGCAAAAAATTACATCGCAAAAGCAGGTTTTGATCCTGTCTATGGTGCGCGCCCGCTGAAACGGTTTATTCAGAAGTATGTTGAAACAAAAATTGCTAGGGAATTAATTGCTGGACATATCACCGATCACAGCGATGTAGTTATTGATAATAAAGGAGACCAGTTCGTTATTGAATAATAAAAAAGACCATTTAGTAGTTGCTAAATGGTCTTTTTTTGCTTTGGAAAAATGAAGTACATTATCGTAAATGGTAGGAATATAGTATCTGTGTTTCCGTTGAGCAAAAAACTACCTTTGTGAGCATGGATTTTTACTATTGACTATAATTGTAAGCGCTTATAGAATGAGTATAAATTATTGAATTCGCTTTCTTAGTAAAGCACTATTTAGGATCCTAAAAGAAACAATGGACAGTAAACAATTATGCATGTACTTGTTTGGTTTCAAAAGAACTTATAGAGATAAAGGAGGAAAGCAATAGTAAACTAGATAAAGGTGATGCTAACAAAATAAGCGATGTTAAAGGATAACAAGCTAATAGCAGAGCACCTAATGAAACAGTCAATAATCCGGTTCTTTTCATTTCTATAAAGAGCTGAAGAGAAAGCCAGATTAAAATGAAATAGAATGGAATCATACATACGAGCGTAAATAAGCGATAACTATGCAACACTTGCTCGTTTACAAATGAAAAAATTCCATTGAAAATTACGACCATATATAATATGAAGAAAAACAAGTCGTTAATTTGCACAAAAAGAAGACAGGCTCTTACTTTCATTACTTTGTTTAATGCTTGCTGAATCAATAGCACATAAAAAAAAGTAAGTAGCAGTATAAATAGATTCACTAAAGAGGTATAGCTATCATCTAACTGTCTGACAAAAAACAGTATGATAATATGAAAACAACTAATTGTAAGCGGTACAAAAATAGATGGTTGGCTCAAAAGTATCTCTCCTTCATCAAAAATGCACACGACAGAAAATAGAAAAGGGTGTTCATCAATGAATATAGTCACTGTGGGATCGTTTATATTCTTTACCGTTTTAGTAGCATATATTTCATATCGCTTCACTCGCGATGAAAATTTAGAAACATCAGACGGGTATTTCTTAGGTGGAAGAAGCTTAACAGGCTGGGTAATTGGAGGCTCTCTTTTATTAACGAACTTATCGACAGAGCAGCTTGTAGGCTTAAATGCTGATGGCTATTCGTTTAATATGTCTGCAATGGGCTGGGAAGTAGGGTCTTCAATCGCTCTTGTATTGGTTGCATTATTTTTACTTCCACGCTATTTAAAAGGCGGAATTACAACGATTCCGGATTTTCTAGAATCTCGATTTGATT from Bacillus sp. 1780r2a1 encodes the following:
- a CDS encoding undecaprenyl-diphosphate phosphatase → MEQFYLLLKYLFLGLFQGITEPIPVSSSGHIVLAQHLFGLNIEGLSFEILVNTASLIAVLIIYREDILRLIVNGLKFLKTKDQDAKSDFQFIIYLIIGTIPAGIIGVLFGDVIEANLKSLKVLGFALIATGIALWIIRNLRGRKNDAALSVKDAIIIGLAQAVALIPGISRSGATIVAAMLRGTKQETALRFSFLLYIPVSLGVTVLGISDILNDPNFSELLLPYTVAFFASLIASYFSLKWFMGIMARGNLKYFAFYCFIVGALVVIFL
- a CDS encoding YjzC family protein, with the protein product MGQNRHFTAGQKAPNNGVYIEIGETGSNVNNPKKVKLQAGDRFPETSNDDRHWTYIRKP
- the clpB gene encoding ATP-dependent chaperone ClpB; this translates as MDVNKMTQKLQEGVMSAQSEAIKRGHQEIDSLHVLYSLVHQPDGIAVRILDHLHIETEQFIKSLEAELAKKPSVTGSGVEAGKVYITSALQQLLVKAQEEADNLKDEYMAVEHLFLAGANKDSKTSLGKLFNQYGITKQKLMDVLQKIRGNQRITNQTPEGTYEVLSKYGRDLVAEVREGKVDPVIGRDQEIRRVIRILSRKTKNNPVLIGEPGVGKTAIVEGLAQRIVRKDVPEGLKDKMVFALDMGALVAGAKFRGEFEERLKAVLQEVKKSNGQILLFIDELHTIVGAGRTDGAMDAGNLLKPMLARGELHCIGATTLDEYRQYIEKDPALERRFQQVLVEEPTVEDTISILRGLKERFEIHHGVNIHDRALVSAAVMSDRYISDRFLPDKAIDLIDEACATIRTEIDSMPAELDEVTRRVMQLQIEEAALSKETDFASTQRLDAIREEVANLTEKADVMKLQWEKEKQSIQAVQDVREKLEKAKRDLEEAEGRYDLNKAAELRHGHIPAYEKELKQLEAEASKKQESRLLREEVTEEEIAEIVGRWTGISVSKLVEGEREKLLKMESILKARVIGQDEAVSLVTDAVIRARAGIQDPNRPIGSFIFLGPTGVGKTELAKTLAETLFDSEDHIIRIDMSEYMEKHAVSRLIGAPPGYVGYEEGGQLTEAVRRKPYSVVLLDEIEKAHPEVFNVLLQMLDDGRITDSKGKTVDFKNTIIIMTSNIGSQTLLEGLTEDGNIEEESREQVLQQLRQHFRPEFLNRVDDTILFKPLSVSEVKSIIEKLLKQLENRLQERHITLTLTEGAKNYIAKAGFDPVYGARPLKRFIQKYVETKIARELIAGHITDHSDVVIDNKGDQFVIE